The following proteins are encoded in a genomic region of Vicugna pacos chromosome 16, VicPac4, whole genome shotgun sequence:
- the LLGL2 gene encoding LLGL scribble cell polarity complex component 2 isoform X1 translates to MRRFLRPGHDPARERLKRDLFQFNKTVEHGFPHQPSALGYSPSLRILAIGTRSGAVKLSWPRGGVLPSGAFPEHAPPSYGAPGVEFMGLHRENNAVVQIHFLPGQCQLVTLLDDNSLHLWSLKVKGGVSELQEDESFTLRGPPGAAPSATQITVVLPHSSRELLYLGTESGNVFVVQLPAFCTLEDRTISSDAVLQRLPEEARHRRVFEMVEALQEHPRDPNQILIGYSRGLIVIWDLQGSRVLCHFLSSQQLENVCWQRDGHLIVSCHSDGSYYQWPVSHDTQQPEPLRSCVPYGPFPCKAITKIFWLTTKQGLPFTIFQGGMPRASYGDRHCISVVHNGEQTAFDFTSRVIDFTVLVEAGPGAAFDDPYALVVLAEEELVVIDLKTAGWPPVQPPYLASLHCSAITCSHHISNIPLKLWERIIAAGSRQNTHFSTMDWPIDGGTSLAPAPPQRDLLLTGHEDGTVRFWDASGVCLRLLYKLSTVRVFLTDTDPSESLNAQGEDEWPPLRKVGSFDPYSDDPRLGIQKIFLCKYSGYLTVAGTAGQVLVLELNDEEAEHAVEQVEADLLQDQEGYRWKGHERLCARPGPVCFEPGFQPFVLVQCQPPAVVTSLALHSEWRLVAFGTSHGFGLFDHQQRRQVFVKCTLHPSDQLALEGPLSRVKSLKKSLRQSFRRIRRSRVSSRKRRPAGPPGEVPEGSTRAERAGLQNMELAPVQRKIEARSAEDSFTGFVRTLYFADTYLKDSSRHCPSLWAGTNGGTVYAFALRVPPAERRMDEPVRAEQAKEIQLMHRAPVVGILVLDGHSVPLPEPLEVAHDLSKSPDMQGSHQLLVVSEEQFKVFTLPKVSARLKLKLTALEGSRVRRVSAARFGSCRAEDYGEHHLAVLTNLGDIQVVSLPLLKPQVRYSCIRREDVSGIASCVFTKYGQGFYLISPSEFERFSLSTKWLVEPRCLVDSAETKNYSRPCNRSSPEKASGQASPYCLFPYRNSGSQSDGEERRSGPVMEHALLNDEKVLKEIQSTLEADRGSCGDWRSQRVAVGYSLGNGGAE, encoded by the exons ACGGTGGAGCATGGATTCCCGCACCAGCCCAGCGCCCTCGGCTACAGCCCGTCTCTGCGCATTCTGGCCATTGGCACCCGCTCTGGAGCCGTCAAGCT gtcctggcctcggggtggtgTCCTGCCTTCTGGAGCTTTTCCTGAGCATGCTCCTCCTAGCTATGGTGCCCCAGGGGTGGAGTTCATGGGTCTGCACCGGGAGAACAATGCGGTTGTACAGATCCACTTCCTGCCTGGACAG TGCCAGCTGGTCACCCTGCTGGATGACAACAGTTTGCACCTGTGGAGCCTGAAGGTCAAAGGTGGGGTGTCGGAGCTACAGGAAGATGAGAGTTTCACACTACGTGGCCCCCCAGG GGCTGCCCCCAGTGCCACGCAGATCACCGTAGTCCTGCCACATTCCTCCCGCGAGCTGCTCTACCTGGGCACTGAGAGCGGCAACGTGTTCGTGGTGCAGCTGCCGGCCTTCTGCACACTGGAGGACCGGACCATCAGCTCGGACGCCGTGCTACAACG GTTACCAGAGGAGGCCCGCCACCGGCGGGTGTTTGAGATGGTGGAGGCTCTGCAGGAGCATCCTCGGGACCCCAACCAGATCCTCATTGGCTACAGCCGGGGCCTCATCGTCATCTGGGACCTGCAGGGCAGCCGCGTGCTCTGTCATTTCCTCAGCAGCCAG CAACTGGAGAACGTCTGCTGGCAGCGGGATGGCCACCTGATTGTCAGCTGCCATTCTGACGGCAGCTACTACCAGTGGCCCGTGTCCCACGACACCCAGCAACCAGAACCCCTTCGCAGCTGTGTGCCTTACG GTCCCTTTCCTTGCAAAGCTATTACCAAAATCTTCTGGCTGACCACTAAGCAGGG GTTGCCCTTCACCATCTTCCAGGGTGGCATGCCACGGGCCAGCTATGGGGACCGCCACTGCATCTCGGTGGTCCACAATGGCGAGCAGACAGCCTTCGACTTCACCTCTCGGGTCATCGACTTTACTGTCCTCGTCGaggcaggccctggggctg CCTTTGATGACCCCTATGCTCTGGTGGTGCTGGCCGAGGAGGAGCTGGTGGTGATTGACCTGAAGACGGCTGGTTGGCCTCCGGTCCAGCCTCCCTACCTGGCTTCCCTGCACTGCTCCGCCATCACCTGCTCCCATCACATCTCCAACATCCCTCTGAAGCTGTGGGAGCGGATCATCGCTGCCGGCAGCCGGCAGAACACACACTTCTCCACCATG GACTGGCCCATCGATGGTGGCACCAGcctggccccggccccaccccagAGGGACCTGCTGCTCACAGG GCATGAGGATGGCACGGTGCGGTTCTGGGATGCCTCGGGTGTCTGCTTGCGGCTGCTCTACAAACTCAGCACGGTACGGGTGTTCCTCACCGACACAGACCCCAGCGAGAGCCTCAATGCCCAGGGCGAGGATGAGTGGCCACCCCTCCGCAAA GTGGGCTCCTTTGACCCCTACAGTGACGATCCTCGGCTGGGCATTCAGAAGATTTTCCTCTGCAAGTACAGCGGCTACCTGACTGTGGCTGGCACAGCAGGGCAG GTGCTGGTGCTAGAGCTGAATGACGAGGAGGCGGAGCACGCCGTGGAGCAGGTGGAGGCTGACCTGCTGCAGGACCAGGAGGGCTACCGTTGGAAGGGGCATGAGCGCCTGTGTGCCCGTCCGGGGCCTGTGTGCTTTGAGCCTGGCTTCCAGCCCTTCGTGTTGGTGCAGTGCCAGCCCCCGGCCGTGGTCACCTCCTTGGCCCTGCACTCCGAATGGCGGCTCGTGGCCTTCGGCACCAGCCATGGCTTTGGCCTCTTTGACCACCAGCAGCGGCGGCAGGTCTTTGTCAA GTGCACGCTGCACCCCAGCGACCAACTGGCCTTGGAGGGCCCACTATCCCGTGTGAAGTCCCTAAAGAAGTCTCTGCGCCAATCTTTTCGCCGGATACGTCGCAGCCGAGTGTCCAGCAGGAAGCGGCGTCCTGCGGGCCCTCCAGGAGAG GTGCCTGAGGGGAGCACCAGGGCAGAGCGGGCCGGCCTGCAGAACATGGAGCTGGCGCCCGTGCAGCGCAAGATCGAGGCCCGCTCGGCAGAAGACTCCTTCACAGGCTTTGTCCGGACCCTCTACTTTGCTGACACCTATCTGAAGGACA GCTCCCGCCACTGCCCCTCGCTGTGGGCTGGCACCAATGGTGGTACCGTCTACGCCTTTGCCCTGCGTGTGCCCCCTGCCGAGCGGAGAATGGATGAGCCAGTGCGGGCAGAGCAAG CCAAGGAGATCCAGCTGATGCACCGAGCACCAGTGGTGGGCATCCTGGTGCTGGACGGACACAGCGTACCCCTTCCTGAGCCCTTGGAAGTGGCCCACGACCTGTCAAAGAGCCCAGACATGCAAGGAAGCCACCAGCTACTTGTCGTGTCGGAGGAACAGTTCAAG GTGTTCACGCTGCCTAAGGTCAGTGCCAGGCTGAAGCTGAAGCTGACCGCCCTGGAAGGCTCACGGGTGCGGCGGGTCAGCGCGGCCCGCTTTGGCAGCTGTCGAGCCGAGGACTATGGGGAGCATCACCTGGCCGTCCTCACCAACCTGGGTGACATCCAGGTGGTCTCACTGCCCCTGCTCAAGCCCCAGGTGCGTTACAGCTGCATCCGCCGGGAGGACGTCAGCGGCATCGCCTCCTGTGTCTTCACCAAATATGGCCAAG GTTTCTACCTGATCTCACCCTCCGAGTTTGAGCGCTTCTCTCTCTCTACCAAGTGGCTGGTTGAGCCCCGGTGTCTGGTGGATTCAGCAGAAACAAAGAACTACAGCCGCCCCTGCAACAGATCGAGCCCTGAGAAGGCCTCGGGCCAAGCCAG TCCTTACTGTCTCTTCCCCTACAGGAACTCAGGGAGCCAGAGTGACGGAGAGG AGAGGAGATCGGGCCCTGTGATGGAGCACGCTCTGCTCAATGACGAGA aGGTCCTGAAGGAGATCCAGAGCACGCTAGAGGCAGACCGAGG GAGCTGTGGTGATTGGCGTTCTCAGCGAGTGGCCGTGGGGTACAGCCTCGGCAACGGGGGAG CGGAATGA
- the LLGL2 gene encoding LLGL scribble cell polarity complex component 2 isoform X2, whose translation MRRFLRPGHDPARERLKRDLFQFNKTVEHGFPHQPSALGYSPSLRILAIGTRSGAVKLSWPRGGVLPSGAFPEHAPPSYGAPGVEFMGLHRENNAVVQIHFLPGQCQLVTLLDDNSLHLWSLKVKGGVSELQEDESFTLRGPPGAAPSATQITVVLPHSSRELLYLGTESGNVFVVQLPAFCTLEDRTISSDAVLQRLPEEARHRRVFEMVEALQEHPRDPNQILIGYSRGLIVIWDLQGSRVLCHFLSSQQLENVCWQRDGHLIVSCHSDGSYYQWPVSHDTQQPEPLRSCVPYGPFPCKAITKIFWLTTKQGLPFTIFQGGMPRASYGDRHCISVVHNGEQTAFDFTSRVIDFTVLVEAGPGAAFDDPYALVVLAEEELVVIDLKTAGWPPVQPPYLASLHCSAITCSHHISNIPLKLWERIIAAGSRQNTHFSTMDWPIDGGTSLAPAPPQRDLLLTGHEDGTVRFWDASGVCLRLLYKLSTVRVFLTDTDPSESLNAQGEDEWPPLRKVGSFDPYSDDPRLGIQKIFLCKYSGYLTVAGTAGQVLVLELNDEEAEHAVEQVEADLLQDQEGYRWKGHERLCARPGPVCFEPGFQPFVLVQCQPPAVVTSLALHSEWRLVAFGTSHGFGLFDHQQRRQVFVKCTLHPSDQLALEGPLSRVKSLKKSLRQSFRRIRRSRVSSRKRRPAGPPGEVPEGSTRAERAGLQNMELAPVQRKIEARSAEDSFTGFVRTLYFADTYLKDSSRHCPSLWAGTNGGTVYAFALRVPPAERRMDEPVRAEQAKEIQLMHRAPVVGILVLDGHSVPLPEPLEVAHDLSKSPDMQGSHQLLVVSEEQFKVFTLPKVSARLKLKLTALEGSRVRRVSAARFGSCRAEDYGEHHLAVLTNLGDIQVVSLPLLKPQVRYSCIRREDVSGIASCVFTKYGQGFYLISPSEFERFSLSTKWLVEPRCLVDSAETKNYSRPCNRSSPEKASGQARNSGSQSDGEERRSGPVMEHALLNDEKVLKEIQSTLEADRGSCGDWRSQRVAVGYSLGNGGAE comes from the exons ACGGTGGAGCATGGATTCCCGCACCAGCCCAGCGCCCTCGGCTACAGCCCGTCTCTGCGCATTCTGGCCATTGGCACCCGCTCTGGAGCCGTCAAGCT gtcctggcctcggggtggtgTCCTGCCTTCTGGAGCTTTTCCTGAGCATGCTCCTCCTAGCTATGGTGCCCCAGGGGTGGAGTTCATGGGTCTGCACCGGGAGAACAATGCGGTTGTACAGATCCACTTCCTGCCTGGACAG TGCCAGCTGGTCACCCTGCTGGATGACAACAGTTTGCACCTGTGGAGCCTGAAGGTCAAAGGTGGGGTGTCGGAGCTACAGGAAGATGAGAGTTTCACACTACGTGGCCCCCCAGG GGCTGCCCCCAGTGCCACGCAGATCACCGTAGTCCTGCCACATTCCTCCCGCGAGCTGCTCTACCTGGGCACTGAGAGCGGCAACGTGTTCGTGGTGCAGCTGCCGGCCTTCTGCACACTGGAGGACCGGACCATCAGCTCGGACGCCGTGCTACAACG GTTACCAGAGGAGGCCCGCCACCGGCGGGTGTTTGAGATGGTGGAGGCTCTGCAGGAGCATCCTCGGGACCCCAACCAGATCCTCATTGGCTACAGCCGGGGCCTCATCGTCATCTGGGACCTGCAGGGCAGCCGCGTGCTCTGTCATTTCCTCAGCAGCCAG CAACTGGAGAACGTCTGCTGGCAGCGGGATGGCCACCTGATTGTCAGCTGCCATTCTGACGGCAGCTACTACCAGTGGCCCGTGTCCCACGACACCCAGCAACCAGAACCCCTTCGCAGCTGTGTGCCTTACG GTCCCTTTCCTTGCAAAGCTATTACCAAAATCTTCTGGCTGACCACTAAGCAGGG GTTGCCCTTCACCATCTTCCAGGGTGGCATGCCACGGGCCAGCTATGGGGACCGCCACTGCATCTCGGTGGTCCACAATGGCGAGCAGACAGCCTTCGACTTCACCTCTCGGGTCATCGACTTTACTGTCCTCGTCGaggcaggccctggggctg CCTTTGATGACCCCTATGCTCTGGTGGTGCTGGCCGAGGAGGAGCTGGTGGTGATTGACCTGAAGACGGCTGGTTGGCCTCCGGTCCAGCCTCCCTACCTGGCTTCCCTGCACTGCTCCGCCATCACCTGCTCCCATCACATCTCCAACATCCCTCTGAAGCTGTGGGAGCGGATCATCGCTGCCGGCAGCCGGCAGAACACACACTTCTCCACCATG GACTGGCCCATCGATGGTGGCACCAGcctggccccggccccaccccagAGGGACCTGCTGCTCACAGG GCATGAGGATGGCACGGTGCGGTTCTGGGATGCCTCGGGTGTCTGCTTGCGGCTGCTCTACAAACTCAGCACGGTACGGGTGTTCCTCACCGACACAGACCCCAGCGAGAGCCTCAATGCCCAGGGCGAGGATGAGTGGCCACCCCTCCGCAAA GTGGGCTCCTTTGACCCCTACAGTGACGATCCTCGGCTGGGCATTCAGAAGATTTTCCTCTGCAAGTACAGCGGCTACCTGACTGTGGCTGGCACAGCAGGGCAG GTGCTGGTGCTAGAGCTGAATGACGAGGAGGCGGAGCACGCCGTGGAGCAGGTGGAGGCTGACCTGCTGCAGGACCAGGAGGGCTACCGTTGGAAGGGGCATGAGCGCCTGTGTGCCCGTCCGGGGCCTGTGTGCTTTGAGCCTGGCTTCCAGCCCTTCGTGTTGGTGCAGTGCCAGCCCCCGGCCGTGGTCACCTCCTTGGCCCTGCACTCCGAATGGCGGCTCGTGGCCTTCGGCACCAGCCATGGCTTTGGCCTCTTTGACCACCAGCAGCGGCGGCAGGTCTTTGTCAA GTGCACGCTGCACCCCAGCGACCAACTGGCCTTGGAGGGCCCACTATCCCGTGTGAAGTCCCTAAAGAAGTCTCTGCGCCAATCTTTTCGCCGGATACGTCGCAGCCGAGTGTCCAGCAGGAAGCGGCGTCCTGCGGGCCCTCCAGGAGAG GTGCCTGAGGGGAGCACCAGGGCAGAGCGGGCCGGCCTGCAGAACATGGAGCTGGCGCCCGTGCAGCGCAAGATCGAGGCCCGCTCGGCAGAAGACTCCTTCACAGGCTTTGTCCGGACCCTCTACTTTGCTGACACCTATCTGAAGGACA GCTCCCGCCACTGCCCCTCGCTGTGGGCTGGCACCAATGGTGGTACCGTCTACGCCTTTGCCCTGCGTGTGCCCCCTGCCGAGCGGAGAATGGATGAGCCAGTGCGGGCAGAGCAAG CCAAGGAGATCCAGCTGATGCACCGAGCACCAGTGGTGGGCATCCTGGTGCTGGACGGACACAGCGTACCCCTTCCTGAGCCCTTGGAAGTGGCCCACGACCTGTCAAAGAGCCCAGACATGCAAGGAAGCCACCAGCTACTTGTCGTGTCGGAGGAACAGTTCAAG GTGTTCACGCTGCCTAAGGTCAGTGCCAGGCTGAAGCTGAAGCTGACCGCCCTGGAAGGCTCACGGGTGCGGCGGGTCAGCGCGGCCCGCTTTGGCAGCTGTCGAGCCGAGGACTATGGGGAGCATCACCTGGCCGTCCTCACCAACCTGGGTGACATCCAGGTGGTCTCACTGCCCCTGCTCAAGCCCCAGGTGCGTTACAGCTGCATCCGCCGGGAGGACGTCAGCGGCATCGCCTCCTGTGTCTTCACCAAATATGGCCAAG GTTTCTACCTGATCTCACCCTCCGAGTTTGAGCGCTTCTCTCTCTCTACCAAGTGGCTGGTTGAGCCCCGGTGTCTGGTGGATTCAGCAGAAACAAAGAACTACAGCCGCCCCTGCAACAGATCGAGCCCTGAGAAGGCCTCGGGCCAAGCCAG GAACTCAGGGAGCCAGAGTGACGGAGAGG AGAGGAGATCGGGCCCTGTGATGGAGCACGCTCTGCTCAATGACGAGA aGGTCCTGAAGGAGATCCAGAGCACGCTAGAGGCAGACCGAGG GAGCTGTGGTGATTGGCGTTCTCAGCGAGTGGCCGTGGGGTACAGCCTCGGCAACGGGGGAG CGGAATGA
- the LLGL2 gene encoding LLGL scribble cell polarity complex component 2 isoform X4, translated as MRRFLRPGHDPARERLKRDLFQFNKTVEHGFPHQPSALGYSPSLRILAIGTRSGAVKLYGAPGVEFMGLHRENNAVVQIHFLPGQCQLVTLLDDNSLHLWSLKVKGGVSELQEDESFTLRGPPGAAPSATQITVVLPHSSRELLYLGTESGNVFVVQLPAFCTLEDRTISSDAVLQRLPEEARHRRVFEMVEALQEHPRDPNQILIGYSRGLIVIWDLQGSRVLCHFLSSQQLENVCWQRDGHLIVSCHSDGSYYQWPVSHDTQQPEPLRSCVPYGPFPCKAITKIFWLTTKQGLPFTIFQGGMPRASYGDRHCISVVHNGEQTAFDFTSRVIDFTVLVEAGPGAAFDDPYALVVLAEEELVVIDLKTAGWPPVQPPYLASLHCSAITCSHHISNIPLKLWERIIAAGSRQNTHFSTMDWPIDGGTSLAPAPPQRDLLLTGHEDGTVRFWDASGVCLRLLYKLSTVRVFLTDTDPSESLNAQGEDEWPPLRKVGSFDPYSDDPRLGIQKIFLCKYSGYLTVAGTAGQVLVLELNDEEAEHAVEQVEADLLQDQEGYRWKGHERLCARPGPVCFEPGFQPFVLVQCQPPAVVTSLALHSEWRLVAFGTSHGFGLFDHQQRRQVFVKCTLHPSDQLALEGPLSRVKSLKKSLRQSFRRIRRSRVSSRKRRPAGPPGEVPEGSTRAERAGLQNMELAPVQRKIEARSAEDSFTGFVRTLYFADTYLKDSSRHCPSLWAGTNGGTVYAFALRVPPAERRMDEPVRAEQAKEIQLMHRAPVVGILVLDGHSVPLPEPLEVAHDLSKSPDMQGSHQLLVVSEEQFKVFTLPKVSARLKLKLTALEGSRVRRVSAARFGSCRAEDYGEHHLAVLTNLGDIQVVSLPLLKPQVRYSCIRREDVSGIASCVFTKYGQGFYLISPSEFERFSLSTKWLVEPRCLVDSAETKNYSRPCNRSSPEKASGQARNSGSQSDGEERRSGPVMEHALLNDEKVLKEIQSTLEADRGSCGDWRSQRVAVGYSLGNGGAE; from the exons ACGGTGGAGCATGGATTCCCGCACCAGCCCAGCGCCCTCGGCTACAGCCCGTCTCTGCGCATTCTGGCCATTGGCACCCGCTCTGGAGCCGTCAAGCT CTATGGTGCCCCAGGGGTGGAGTTCATGGGTCTGCACCGGGAGAACAATGCGGTTGTACAGATCCACTTCCTGCCTGGACAG TGCCAGCTGGTCACCCTGCTGGATGACAACAGTTTGCACCTGTGGAGCCTGAAGGTCAAAGGTGGGGTGTCGGAGCTACAGGAAGATGAGAGTTTCACACTACGTGGCCCCCCAGG GGCTGCCCCCAGTGCCACGCAGATCACCGTAGTCCTGCCACATTCCTCCCGCGAGCTGCTCTACCTGGGCACTGAGAGCGGCAACGTGTTCGTGGTGCAGCTGCCGGCCTTCTGCACACTGGAGGACCGGACCATCAGCTCGGACGCCGTGCTACAACG GTTACCAGAGGAGGCCCGCCACCGGCGGGTGTTTGAGATGGTGGAGGCTCTGCAGGAGCATCCTCGGGACCCCAACCAGATCCTCATTGGCTACAGCCGGGGCCTCATCGTCATCTGGGACCTGCAGGGCAGCCGCGTGCTCTGTCATTTCCTCAGCAGCCAG CAACTGGAGAACGTCTGCTGGCAGCGGGATGGCCACCTGATTGTCAGCTGCCATTCTGACGGCAGCTACTACCAGTGGCCCGTGTCCCACGACACCCAGCAACCAGAACCCCTTCGCAGCTGTGTGCCTTACG GTCCCTTTCCTTGCAAAGCTATTACCAAAATCTTCTGGCTGACCACTAAGCAGGG GTTGCCCTTCACCATCTTCCAGGGTGGCATGCCACGGGCCAGCTATGGGGACCGCCACTGCATCTCGGTGGTCCACAATGGCGAGCAGACAGCCTTCGACTTCACCTCTCGGGTCATCGACTTTACTGTCCTCGTCGaggcaggccctggggctg CCTTTGATGACCCCTATGCTCTGGTGGTGCTGGCCGAGGAGGAGCTGGTGGTGATTGACCTGAAGACGGCTGGTTGGCCTCCGGTCCAGCCTCCCTACCTGGCTTCCCTGCACTGCTCCGCCATCACCTGCTCCCATCACATCTCCAACATCCCTCTGAAGCTGTGGGAGCGGATCATCGCTGCCGGCAGCCGGCAGAACACACACTTCTCCACCATG GACTGGCCCATCGATGGTGGCACCAGcctggccccggccccaccccagAGGGACCTGCTGCTCACAGG GCATGAGGATGGCACGGTGCGGTTCTGGGATGCCTCGGGTGTCTGCTTGCGGCTGCTCTACAAACTCAGCACGGTACGGGTGTTCCTCACCGACACAGACCCCAGCGAGAGCCTCAATGCCCAGGGCGAGGATGAGTGGCCACCCCTCCGCAAA GTGGGCTCCTTTGACCCCTACAGTGACGATCCTCGGCTGGGCATTCAGAAGATTTTCCTCTGCAAGTACAGCGGCTACCTGACTGTGGCTGGCACAGCAGGGCAG GTGCTGGTGCTAGAGCTGAATGACGAGGAGGCGGAGCACGCCGTGGAGCAGGTGGAGGCTGACCTGCTGCAGGACCAGGAGGGCTACCGTTGGAAGGGGCATGAGCGCCTGTGTGCCCGTCCGGGGCCTGTGTGCTTTGAGCCTGGCTTCCAGCCCTTCGTGTTGGTGCAGTGCCAGCCCCCGGCCGTGGTCACCTCCTTGGCCCTGCACTCCGAATGGCGGCTCGTGGCCTTCGGCACCAGCCATGGCTTTGGCCTCTTTGACCACCAGCAGCGGCGGCAGGTCTTTGTCAA GTGCACGCTGCACCCCAGCGACCAACTGGCCTTGGAGGGCCCACTATCCCGTGTGAAGTCCCTAAAGAAGTCTCTGCGCCAATCTTTTCGCCGGATACGTCGCAGCCGAGTGTCCAGCAGGAAGCGGCGTCCTGCGGGCCCTCCAGGAGAG GTGCCTGAGGGGAGCACCAGGGCAGAGCGGGCCGGCCTGCAGAACATGGAGCTGGCGCCCGTGCAGCGCAAGATCGAGGCCCGCTCGGCAGAAGACTCCTTCACAGGCTTTGTCCGGACCCTCTACTTTGCTGACACCTATCTGAAGGACA GCTCCCGCCACTGCCCCTCGCTGTGGGCTGGCACCAATGGTGGTACCGTCTACGCCTTTGCCCTGCGTGTGCCCCCTGCCGAGCGGAGAATGGATGAGCCAGTGCGGGCAGAGCAAG CCAAGGAGATCCAGCTGATGCACCGAGCACCAGTGGTGGGCATCCTGGTGCTGGACGGACACAGCGTACCCCTTCCTGAGCCCTTGGAAGTGGCCCACGACCTGTCAAAGAGCCCAGACATGCAAGGAAGCCACCAGCTACTTGTCGTGTCGGAGGAACAGTTCAAG GTGTTCACGCTGCCTAAGGTCAGTGCCAGGCTGAAGCTGAAGCTGACCGCCCTGGAAGGCTCACGGGTGCGGCGGGTCAGCGCGGCCCGCTTTGGCAGCTGTCGAGCCGAGGACTATGGGGAGCATCACCTGGCCGTCCTCACCAACCTGGGTGACATCCAGGTGGTCTCACTGCCCCTGCTCAAGCCCCAGGTGCGTTACAGCTGCATCCGCCGGGAGGACGTCAGCGGCATCGCCTCCTGTGTCTTCACCAAATATGGCCAAG GTTTCTACCTGATCTCACCCTCCGAGTTTGAGCGCTTCTCTCTCTCTACCAAGTGGCTGGTTGAGCCCCGGTGTCTGGTGGATTCAGCAGAAACAAAGAACTACAGCCGCCCCTGCAACAGATCGAGCCCTGAGAAGGCCTCGGGCCAAGCCAG GAACTCAGGGAGCCAGAGTGACGGAGAGG AGAGGAGATCGGGCCCTGTGATGGAGCACGCTCTGCTCAATGACGAGA aGGTCCTGAAGGAGATCCAGAGCACGCTAGAGGCAGACCGAGG GAGCTGTGGTGATTGGCGTTCTCAGCGAGTGGCCGTGGGGTACAGCCTCGGCAACGGGGGAG CGGAATGA